The nucleotide sequence TTGGGCGTCACGGGCGCGTTGCTCGATCCGCGTCTCAGTGTCTTTCGTCGTTTGCCGGACGGTAGCACCGAATTGATCGCGTCGAATGACAATTGGCAGGATGACGCGCGAGCTTCGCTCACGCTCGACGCGAGTCATCGCGCCGGGGCCTTCGCCATTCCATCAGCCAGTGCGGATGCGGCGCTGGTGCTCCAGTTACCCAGCGGGGTTTACTCCGTCCATGTCTCGGGCGCCGACGGCACCTCGGGCATCGCCCTGGCCGAAATTTACCACGTCGAATGACGTCGTCACCGCACTCCCGGTGGGGTTGAAACATTCGACCTGTGGCTCCGCATTGCTTTTCTTCGTGACCCCCTTGTTTGCCATGTCCCGATTTGTTGCTCCGTCTGCGGTTCTCGCGTTGCTCGTTTTGACGATCGGGTGTGGCCGACCAGTGTCACGGGAGTCGGAGGTGTCGTCTTCGGAGACCTCGTCTCTGCTCACGCCGATGTTTCTGCAGACTCAATCCATCGGTGCACCCAGGACGGAGGAACCGTGGATCACTGATTTGACGGTGGCCGATCTGGATCAGGACGGCACGCCCGATGTGATCGCGACCGAAGGGCGGCGACATCTTGTGTTGTGGCTGCGGCGTCAGGCTGATGGCACCTTCATCGAGCAACCCATTGGCGAACCGGTGGCCGGAGCGGTGCACGCTGAAGTGGTCGATATCGATGGCGATGGCGACAACGACGTGCTCGTGGCCAGCATGGGATACGTGCCGCCGAGCAACCAACGCATCGGCGCGGTGGTGGTGCTGGAAAATCTCGGCGACATGACGTTTCGCAACCACGTTATCATCGAAAACACCTATCGGGTGACCGACGTGCAGGCGGGGGATCTCGATGGCGACGGGGATCTCGATTTGGCGGTGGGGAAATTCGGCTACCTGGAAGGTCAGGTCACGTGGTTGGAGAACCGCGGCAATTGGCAGTTCACCGAGACGTCGCTGCTCGAACTTTCCGGTGCGATTCATACGCCCGTGGTCGATATCGATGGGGATGGTGACCTCGATATCATCGCGCTGATTTCCCAGGACTGGGAGGAAGTCTACTGTTTTCAAAACGACGGCAAGGGTCGCTTCACCTCGCGAGTGCTTCATGGTTCCACCAACAAGGATTACGGCAGCAGTGGACTAACCGTCGCCGACCTCGATCGCGACGGCGACCCCGACCTCGTCTACACCAACGGCGACGGGTTCGACTACTCCACCCCGGGGGCCCGACCGTGGCACGGCGTGCAGTGGTTGGAGAACGATGGCCGGGGCAGTTTCCGTTATCATCGCATCGGCAACTTTGCCGGCGCCTATAGTCCGCTGGTGATCGACTTCGATGGGGATGGAGACCGCGACATCGTGAGTGTCAGTGGATTCAACGATTGGACGAACCCGGCGGCGGTGACGATGGTGTGTTTCGAAAACGACGGTCAGCAGCGTTTCACCGCGCGTCCGCTCGCGTTCAATCCGTCGCATCTGATCGTGATCGACGCCGCGGATTTCGATGGCGACGGCCAACTGGATTTGGTGACCGGCAGTCTCGGATTTTACCCACCCTATGAGCGCGCCGGTCGCATCGATCTGTGGCAACGACGGTAGGACCGGGGCCCGCGCTCGAAGTCTGTCAGGGTTGGAGAATCACTTTCAGGTGGGCGCCTCCTTCGGGCGTGGAGAGCTTCGCGAACCAGGCGGCGCCGTCGGCCAATGGGACGACGGCGGAAATCATGGGCTCGACTTGAATCGCGCCACTCGCGATCAGTTCGAGACTGGCGGGGTATTCACCCGCGGAGCCGCAACTGCCCAAGATGGTGAGTTCACGCGTGACGGCGTGTTGGAGGGGAAAGGTGACCTCGGGCGCGAGGTTGCCCACGAGCACGACTTTGCCGCCCAGCCGGGCGGCGGCGATGGCGAGTTTGACGGTGGGCTCGATACCCACGACTTCGAATACGACGTCCGCGCCGTGACCGTCGGTGTAGTCGTGAATGGTCGCGACGGGATCTCCGGTGGTCACCTCGACCGTCTCGGTCGCTCCCAACGCCCGCGCATGATCGAGGCGAGTCGCCTCCCGATCCACGGCGATGATACGGGAAACGCCGGCCGCCCGCAGGGATTGAATGACAAGCAACCCGATCATGCCGCTGCCGATCACCACGGCGGAGTCGGTGGGGGAGATGTCGGCCCGGGTCAGCGCGTGCTGGGCGATCGAAACCGGCTCGGCGAACGCGGCCTGTTCAAACGACAAACTCGCCGGCAAGCGATACAGGATACGGGCGGGCACGGTCAGGTATTCCGCAAAGGCACCGTGTTGACGATACGTGCCGGGGGAGACGCCGACAACCCGCCGATCCGTGCAAAGGTTGACCGCCCCGCGTCGGCAGGCCGGACACGTTCCGCAATACACGGTGGAATCAAACGTCACGCGATCGCCCACCGCCCAGTCGGTCACGGCCGCGCCGACTTGGGAAATTTCTCCAGCGGCTTCGTGACCCATGATCAACGGAACCTGGCGTCGGCCGCTCGAACCGTCCCAGCCGTGAATATCGCTGCCGCAAATGCCGCAGGCCCGGATGCGCAGCTGCACCTCGTCGGCCGCGGGAACAGGGGTGGGATGATCCACCATTTCAAGACGGGAAGGGGCAGTGAGCAGCAGCGCTTTCATCGCTGCGCAGGTTGGGACGTTACGGGGCAGAAAACGAGGCCGGGATTGCGCCTTTTGACCCATATTTTCTCCGGAAGTTGAAATTAAACAAAAACAACATGAGTAAAACAGTTACTCAAATAAAAGAAAGTTTGTAACTCAAAGCTGTGAGTGTTTGATACGCGCTTCGTCACCGCTTTGGACGGTTTTCTACTGTGATGTAAAGAATTGTCCGGGGTGGGTGCGTTGCCCCTCCCATCCCCCATCTGCCTTGGTGTCGTGTGATCCCTCGAGCGACGCGTGGTCGATATTTCCTCGTCCTCTTTGTTACCCCGTATGTCTCAATCTCCGCCGACCCCCGCAGCCTCCCCGCGCTCGGAGCACACCACTCGCGAGTCCGATAAAATTGGGTTCTGGGAAAAGTCCGCGCTGGGCACGGGTTACCTGGCCAATTTTTACGGCACCGCCGGCATCAACAGCCTCGCGATCCCGGTGTATCAAATGGTGTTGGCGGTCGACCCGATTCTGCTCGGGTTGGTGTTGGCGATCCCGCGTTTTTGGGACGCGCTCACTGATCCGATTGTCGGTATTTTTTCGGACAACCTGCGCACCAAGTGGGGACGGCGAAAGCCCCTCATCGTCATCGGCGCGATCACGCAGGGCCTCGCCTTTGGCGCGTTGTGGATGGTGCCGGAAGGGTGGGGGCAGACGGCGACGTTGATCTACCTGACGGTGATGCTGCTGCTGTTTTACACCTGCTATTCGGTATTCTATGTTCCGCTGAGCAGTCTCACGTATGAGATGACGCCGGACTACAAGGAACGCACGCGGGTGGGGGCGTTCATCAGCTTCTTCCACAAGCTCGGCGAGCTCACTTACAGCTGGGCGATTCCGTTGGCGGGGTTGGCGTTCTTCGGGTCGATGATGACGGGCGTGCAGGTCGTGGGCTGGATCATCGGCATCGTGATCATGGGATTCTTCGGCATGGTGCCCGGCCTGTTCGTCAAGGAACGCTATTACAAGAAGGCGTCGGTGCAGGAGAAAGTGCACTTGGTCCCGGCGTTCAAGGCGGCCATGAGCAACCGCGCCTTCATGGTGCTCGTCGGGTTGACCATCTGCCAGGTGCTCGCGGGCATGTTGGCGAGCAACCTCGATTACTACATCATCGTCTACCACATGAACGATGGCGTGCTGGTCGATGGGGCGAAGTGGAAGGCCATTCTTTCGTCAGGCTATGCGGTGGTCGGCATCCTCTCGATCTACCCCGTCAATTGGCTGGCCAATCGCTACGGCAAGCGCGTCGCCCTGGCGGTGATATTTGGTCTGGTGCTGTTCGGCGCGTTCGGCAAGTGGTTCCTCTACACGCCGGGTAACCAGTGGAAGATCCTACTCGACCCGATCCTGTGCGGTCCGGTCTGGACGGGTATCCGGGTGCTCCTGCCTTCGATGCTCGGTGACATCTGCGACGACGACGAATTGCGCCACGGTTTCCGGCGCGAGGGCATGATGGGCGCCCTCTTTTCGTTCATTGAGAAAACGGGCTTTTCGCTGGCGTTTTTTGGCACCGGCGTGGCGCTGAGCCTGACGGGTTTTGACGCGGCGCTCGGTGGCGCGCAGAGCGAGGGCACCATCCTCGGTATGCGTCTCGTGCTCGCCGTCTCGACCTTTATCTGGGCCTTGCTCGCCCTGTGGCTGATCGCGATCTACCCGCTCTCGCAAAAGCGGGCCTACGAAATCCGCGATGAACTGGAAGCGCGTCGCGGCCGCGTCGTGGAGTAATCTTCAACCCTCTCTCCCGATTAAGAAAAACGAAACATCCGATTCGAATTCCCGCCCCCGCAAAGCGACGATTTACGATCTCGCCCGAGTTGCCGGGGTATCGCCGGGCACAGTCAGCCGCGTCCTCAACAACCGTGACCGGGTGAAGGCGGAGACCCGCGAAAAGGTCCTGAGTGCCGCGACCAAACTGCGCCTGCGACCGCAGGCCTCGGTGCGCCTGCGCCAGATTGCGCTCATCACGGACCCGGGTTACTCCGACCGCATTGAAGGTTATGCCGCGACCGTGACCGCTCACCTCTCGTTCGCCCTGTCGCGGCGCAATATCGGCGTGGTGATTCCCAACAACCCCGAGGAGGAACTCAGCGGACTCTATCTCGATGGCGTGATCGCGATCACCTACAACGAAGCCCTGCGGCAGGTGCTCTCCCGCCTCGAAGAACGCACTCACATCGTCTACCTCGACCGCTTCGATGTGGTCGCGACGCAGAACGTGGTATGCTCGGACCACTACCGTGCGGGTTATCTCGCCGCGCAGCATTTCATCGCGCGGGGCAAGCAACGTCTGGCGTTTCTCGGTCGCGATCTCGAACCGTTCCGCGTGCGGCTCCAAGGCTTCAGGGCGGCGATGGAGGAAGCGGGGATCGCCCCCGATGACCGCCGGTTGTCCCTCGTCGGTTCGAGTCACAACTCCACGTCGGTGCTGTCCCGTCTCGTCAAACTCGATGCCGACGCGCTCTACGTGCCGGGCACGAGCTATCAGGCCCTCGATTGCCTGCACATGCTCACCTATGTCATGGGTAAACGGATACCAGAGGACATCGGCCTGATCGGCGGCGAAAACGAGGGCATCTCGGCCTCGCTCAATCCTCCGCTCACCACCATTGACGAGTCCCTGCGCGATTTGGCCGAGAATGCCGCGGCGATGCTCGACCGCCTGACCTCCCATCAAACCGTCACCGCCCGCCGGGTCGTCGTGCCGGTGAGTCTCATTGAAAGGGACTCGGTTTGAAGACCTTCCGGATTTTGGTCCCGACGCCCACCGCGCGGCGATAAACGCATGAACACGGACAGCACCACCGGCATGCGCCACAGCCCCTTGAACGAGGGGTGGCAATTTCGTCGTTTGACCGCGGTGAAAAGCGCTGCGGGCGAGCCTGTGGTGGTGGACCTGCCGCATTCTCCGTTTGTGGCCGATTTACAGGGTAACGAGCCGTGGTTCGGAGTGTGTCTTTACTCCCGCTCCATCCCGGTGCCGGAGCTGGTGGAAGGCGCGCGACTGGCCTTGCACGTGGGCGCGGCGATGCAGACGGCCCGCGTGCTGGTTGATGGCGTGGAGGCGGGAAAAAACGTCGGCGGATACCTTCCGTTTGAGATTGATCTCACCCCGTTGGTGCGGGGCAAACTCACGGCCGAAATCGCGCTCGAACTCGACAACCGACATCAGGATACCGTGCCGCCGGGCAAGCCTTACGAAGAGTTGGATTTTTGCTGGTATGGCGGGCTTCACCAGGAGGTGGAGCTACGCATCTACCCGCCGGTGTTTCTCACCAGCTACATTCGCGAGGGAGAGACTCCCGGAGGCATTTTTATTCGCACAGAATCCGTGGCCCAGGGTGACGCGACCCTCGTGCTGTGTGCGGAGGTCGAGAATATGGCGACGGTGGAGGAGGGCGTGCGGTTGGACTGGATCGTCATCGATCAGAATGGTGACGAGGTCGCGTGCGACACTTCGAATGCGTTCCGCGTGGCGACCGCCGCCCGTCATGCCGTCAGTCAACGTCTGGTGGTGCCGGCGGCCAAACTGTGGTCGCCGCAGACACCTCATCGCCACACGTTGACGGTGGTCGTGCGCCGCGTGTCCGACGGAAGCGAACTGGATCGCCGTAGCATTGATTTTGGCATTCGCCTGATCGGATTCTCCCGCTCCGGCGGTTTTGAAATCAACGGGCGATCATTGCGGTTGCGCGGCGTGAATCGTCATCAGGATTTCCCGCGCGTCGGTTACGCGGCGTCTCGGGCCGCTCAGTATCGCGAGGCGCGCCGGATCAAGGAAGCGGGTTTCGACTACGTGCGCCTCTCGCATTACCCGCAGTCACCGCACTTCATGACGGCCTGCGACGAGTATGGGTTGGTCGTGGCGAACTGCATCCCGGGCTGGCAGTTTTTTGGGTGCGAAGCCTTCCAGGAAAATTGCGCGGATTTCGCGCGACGGTTGGTGCGGCGCGACCGCAATCATCCGTGTGTGGTATTGTGGGAACTCTCGCTGAACGAGACGCAGATGACGGCGGATTTCATGCGTCGCATGCACGAGATCGGCCATGAGGAATACCCGGGCGATCAGATGTTCACGTGCGGTTGGATGGACGGTTTTGATGTCTTCTTCCACTCCCGGCAACACGGTGCGATTCACACCTGGCGCAACGACGACAAGGCGCTGGTGGTGGCGGAATACGGCGACTGGGAATACTACGCGGCCAATGAGGGTTTTGATCAGAAAGCCGGGACCGGCATTCTCGATCGACGGTTGAACAGTCGCAAATTTCGCGGCGATGGCGAAGCCGCCCTGTGGCAGCAGGCCCGCAATCATGTGGAGGCGCTCAATGACACCCTGAGTTCGCCGGCGGTGCTCGATGGGCTGTGGGCCATGAACGACTACCCGCGCGGCTACGAACAAACCCGCGCGGCGTGCGGCATCATGGATTTCTTTCGCCTGCCGAAGTTCTCGTTTTATTTCTACCGGAGCCAACGCGACGCGGCCGAGGTTGGCGTCAATTGGAGCGTGGGTCCGATGGTGTTTGCCGCCACGTATTGGCAGGAGCAACTCCCGGGGCGGAGGCTGTGGGTGTTCAGCAATTGCGAAACGGTGGAGCTGCTGATCAACGACCAAGTGGTCGCACCGGCCACCACGCCGGCGCATGCGCAGTGGCTTCATTTGCCGCATCCGCCTTTTGTGTTTGAGGCAATCGATTACGTGCCCGGCGCGCTGGAGGCGGTAGGGCGGATGGGTGGTGGAATCGTGGCCCGACACCGTGTGATGACGCCGGGGACGCCCACGCATTTGGTGGTGTGGAGCGATGAGCGGGAGATCGTGCGTCAGCCCCATGAATCCGACCTGCTGCTGGTTTACGCGGGCCTGCACGATGACGCCGGCTCGTTGTGCGTGGAGACGGTGGACACGATCACGTTTACCGTCACGGGTGGAGCACATGTGGTCGGACCCGTGGTGGTCGAAACCGAAGCCGGTATTGCCGCCGTCGCGGTGCATGTGCCGATCGGTGTAACCCACTTTGAGGTGAGCGCGCAGAGCGCGTCGGCTCCTGCTGTCCGGTCAGGTCGACTAGCGGCCATTCCTCCCGCCGTGTTGGCCGGGGGACAATCCTGAATCACAATGAAAACCCCGACCTTACTTTGCATTCTGATCGTCCTCGTAGCGGTGGTTTCAATCCGAGCCGAGGAGCTGGTTTATCTCGATGACGGCGGTGTGATCCGTTGGCGCGCCGATGACCGTGAGGTCGCGCTGTTCGGGGCTAATTACAATCTCGGATCGGCCAGTGACTTCCGGGCGGCGGGTCGCCTGGGGGTTGATCGTAAACAACTGGTGGAACAGGATTTCACGCACTTCGCCCGCATGGGTTGGGATGGGGTGCGATTGGCGACCTGGGGCGATTGGGAGAGCAGCGACATCGCGGGCAATCTCATCGTCAACGAACACATCGATGTGCTCGATTACGCGATTTATCAGGCGAAAAAACGCGGTATTTTCATCCTCTTCAATCCCATCCACACCTACTCGGCGTGGTGGCCCGATGCACCGTCCGACGGCGACTATCCGGGGTTTGCCGCGCACTACGAAAAACGCGTGCTGGGGCTCGATCCGGCCGCGATCGCGGCGCAGGTGAATTACCTGCACCAGTTTTTGGAGCACGTGAATCCCTACACCGGCGTGGCGCTCAAGGACGAACCGCAGATCCTCTTCGTCGAGATGATCAACGAGCCGTGGCATCATCCGGAGGATTTCACGGGGTCGGTGGACTACATCAATGCGCTGGTGCAGGCCGTGCGCGATACGGGCTGCGAAAAAGTCACGTTTCACAACATCAGTCAGACGTTTGACATCATCCCGCCAACGCTCGCTTCGCAGGTGCAGGGCGGCAGTTTTGGCTGGTATCCCACGGGCCTGAATTCGAAACACGCGCTCACCGAAAACTACCTGCGCACCGTCGATGATTACACGCCTTTGCTGCGGCCCGATGTGCGGGACCTGCCGTTGATCGTGTATGAGTTTGATTCGGGCGACATGGATTCGGGCTACATGTATCCGGCCATGGCGCGGGCGTTTCGTGGCGTCGGGGCGCAGTTCGCGGCCATGTTTTCCTACGACATGCTGGCCACCGCGCCCACCAATGCCGGGTGGCAGACGCATTGGCTGAACTTGGTGCATTCGCCCAAAAAAGCGGTGAGTGCGATTATCGCGGCTGAGGTCATGCGCCGAATTCCGGCGGATTCGCGTTACGGTGACTACCCGGCCAACCGCACCTTCGGGCCCTTTCGCGTGAGTTACGAAGAAGACTCCAGCGAGCTGGTGACCGACGAGGTCTTCATGCATGCCAACGACACGGCATCGGCTCCGACCCGAACCGATAAGTTGGAGCGCATCGTCGGAAGTGGCAGTTCGCCGATCGTGAGCTACGAGGGTTCGGGCGCCTACTTTTTGGACAAACTGGGCGCCGGGATCTGGCGACTCGAAGTCTATCCGGACGCGGAGATGGTGGCGGACCCGTTCGCGCTGGAGTGGGATGCGAAGCAACTCGCGTCGCGGCTCGTTTCGCGCGAATGGCCTATGACCGTGCGACTTGTCGAACTTGGTGAGACGTTTCAAGTGGCGCCACTCGATGCCGGTAATCAGCACGAGGCGACGGCCCGTCGCAGCACATTCGGCGTGAAGCCCGGAGTCTACGTGCTGAGTCGTCACGACAGAGTGGATACGGCCGCGTTGCCCGCCATGATCGGTGCCGTGGGATTGCGCGAGTTTGTCTGCCCCGCAGCTCCGGAACTACCCGCACAAATCCGACCACAAATGCGCACCACGTTCGCGAGTGGCGAAACCGTGATCGTGCGGGCTGATGTCATTTCCGCAAATCTGGCGAGAGAAGTTGCCGTGATCGCACGTTCAGACGACGGCGCGGAGCACCGCTTCACCTTGCCGCGCGAACACCGTTACACTTACGCGGCGACCTTGCCCGCCGGTGTGCTGGGGGTGGGGGGGTGGCGGTTGGGTTTTGGGGCCAAGGTCGGGGAAGAGATTGTCGCGATCGCGCCGTCGGACCCGGCCGCTGTTCGACTCTCGATCGTATCGGCCGAAGCGCCCGTGGTATTGTTCGATGCCAAGTCCGGCGATGTGGAACGCATGGTCTACAGCCGGGCGGATTGGGAGCTGCGAAAGCGCGTGTATGGGCACTTGACGGATAACGGCACCAACGGATTTCAAATCGCGGCCACCGGCGCGGATGCCGATGGCGGGCGCGATTTGACGGCGTCGCTGTCGATCAAGGAACGCATCATCGATCGACGGGCAGATCTCGGGCGCGTTGAACGGTTGCGCATTGAAATGAAGTCCCAAGGCAAACCTTTGCCGGCGATTCTCACGCTGGTCGAAGTCGATGGCACCGCGTGGAGCACGCGTATCGCGTTGCCTGACGGGGAAACCCATCTCGATGTCGCGCTCGCAGACTTGCGTCTTTCGCCGGCCGTGATGTTGCCGCAGGGTTATCCCAACAACTGGGCCTATTGGATGTATCCCGCCCGTGGCCGAGGTGCTCCCGGTGATCGGGTGCGTCTGGAAGATGTTGAGCACTTGCAGCTCTCCTTGCGACCAGCGGGGCCATCGAAATCCGGCCAAGGTTCTGTGACTGTGACTCGCATCGTGTTGCCGATGCCTGAATGATGACGCCTCCACTCCCCTCCATTCCCCCCACCCCATGAAAGTCTCTTCCCCTCGCCTGTTTAAGTTGATCGGATTATTGGCCTGTTCCCTCACGGTGAGCGCAGCCAGCGATACCAACGATTGGATTCCGCTTTTTAATGGTAAGAATTTGGACGGGTGGACGGTGAAGATCGCCGGACATCCGGTGGGGGAAAACTACCGCGATACCTATCGCGTCGAGGACGGTATCATCAAAGTTGTCTACGACGATTATCAGCTCTTTAACCAGCAGTTCGGCCACCTCTACACCAACAGCGCGTA is from Synoicihabitans lomoniglobus and encodes:
- a CDS encoding FG-GAP repeat domain-containing protein, which produces MSRFVAPSAVLALLVLTIGCGRPVSRESEVSSSETSSLLTPMFLQTQSIGAPRTEEPWITDLTVADLDQDGTPDVIATEGRRHLVLWLRRQADGTFIEQPIGEPVAGAVHAEVVDIDGDGDNDVLVASMGYVPPSNQRIGAVVVLENLGDMTFRNHVIIENTYRVTDVQAGDLDGDGDLDLAVGKFGYLEGQVTWLENRGNWQFTETSLLELSGAIHTPVVDIDGDGDLDIIALISQDWEEVYCFQNDGKGRFTSRVLHGSTNKDYGSSGLTVADLDRDGDPDLVYTNGDGFDYSTPGARPWHGVQWLENDGRGSFRYHRIGNFAGAYSPLVIDFDGDGDRDIVSVSGFNDWTNPAAVTMVCFENDGQQRFTARPLAFNPSHLIVIDAADFDGDGQLDLVTGSLGFYPPYERAGRIDLWQRR
- a CDS encoding zinc-dependent alcohol dehydrogenase, giving the protein MKALLLTAPSRLEMVDHPTPVPAADEVQLRIRACGICGSDIHGWDGSSGRRQVPLIMGHEAAGEISQVGAAVTDWAVGDRVTFDSTVYCGTCPACRRGAVNLCTDRRVVGVSPGTYRQHGAFAEYLTVPARILYRLPASLSFEQAAFAEPVSIAQHALTRADISPTDSAVVIGSGMIGLLVIQSLRAAGVSRIIAVDREATRLDHARALGATETVEVTTGDPVATIHDYTDGHGADVVFEVVGIEPTVKLAIAAARLGGKVVLVGNLAPEVTFPLQHAVTRELTILGSCGSAGEYPASLELIASGAIQVEPMISAVVPLADGAAWFAKLSTPEGGAHLKVILQP
- a CDS encoding MFS transporter, whose product is MSQSPPTPAASPRSEHTTRESDKIGFWEKSALGTGYLANFYGTAGINSLAIPVYQMVLAVDPILLGLVLAIPRFWDALTDPIVGIFSDNLRTKWGRRKPLIVIGAITQGLAFGALWMVPEGWGQTATLIYLTVMLLLFYTCYSVFYVPLSSLTYEMTPDYKERTRVGAFISFFHKLGELTYSWAIPLAGLAFFGSMMTGVQVVGWIIGIVIMGFFGMVPGLFVKERYYKKASVQEKVHLVPAFKAAMSNRAFMVLVGLTICQVLAGMLASNLDYYIIVYHMNDGVLVDGAKWKAILSSGYAVVGILSIYPVNWLANRYGKRVALAVIFGLVLFGAFGKWFLYTPGNQWKILLDPILCGPVWTGIRVLLPSMLGDICDDDELRHGFRREGMMGALFSFIEKTGFSLAFFGTGVALSLTGFDAALGGAQSEGTILGMRLVLAVSTFIWALLALWLIAIYPLSQKRAYEIRDELEARRGRVVE
- a CDS encoding LacI family DNA-binding transcriptional regulator — encoded protein: MNWKRVAAASWSNLQPSLPIKKNETSDSNSRPRKATIYDLARVAGVSPGTVSRVLNNRDRVKAETREKVLSAATKLRLRPQASVRLRQIALITDPGYSDRIEGYAATVTAHLSFALSRRNIGVVIPNNPEEELSGLYLDGVIAITYNEALRQVLSRLEERTHIVYLDRFDVVATQNVVCSDHYRAGYLAAQHFIARGKQRLAFLGRDLEPFRVRLQGFRAAMEEAGIAPDDRRLSLVGSSHNSTSVLSRLVKLDADALYVPGTSYQALDCLHMLTYVMGKRIPEDIGLIGGENEGISASLNPPLTTIDESLRDLAENAAAMLDRLTSHQTVTARRVVVPVSLIERDSV
- a CDS encoding glycoside hydrolase family 2 protein — encoded protein: MNTDSTTGMRHSPLNEGWQFRRLTAVKSAAGEPVVVDLPHSPFVADLQGNEPWFGVCLYSRSIPVPELVEGARLALHVGAAMQTARVLVDGVEAGKNVGGYLPFEIDLTPLVRGKLTAEIALELDNRHQDTVPPGKPYEELDFCWYGGLHQEVELRIYPPVFLTSYIREGETPGGIFIRTESVAQGDATLVLCAEVENMATVEEGVRLDWIVIDQNGDEVACDTSNAFRVATAARHAVSQRLVVPAAKLWSPQTPHRHTLTVVVRRVSDGSELDRRSIDFGIRLIGFSRSGGFEINGRSLRLRGVNRHQDFPRVGYAASRAAQYREARRIKEAGFDYVRLSHYPQSPHFMTACDEYGLVVANCIPGWQFFGCEAFQENCADFARRLVRRDRNHPCVVLWELSLNETQMTADFMRRMHEIGHEEYPGDQMFTCGWMDGFDVFFHSRQHGAIHTWRNDDKALVVAEYGDWEYYAANEGFDQKAGTGILDRRLNSRKFRGDGEAALWQQARNHVEALNDTLSSPAVLDGLWAMNDYPRGYEQTRAACGIMDFFRLPKFSFYFYRSQRDAAEVGVNWSVGPMVFAATYWQEQLPGRRLWVFSNCETVELLINDQVVAPATTPAHAQWLHLPHPPFVFEAIDYVPGALEAVGRMGGGIVARHRVMTPGTPTHLVVWSDEREIVRQPHESDLLLVYAGLHDDAGSLCVETVDTITFTVTGGAHVVGPVVVETEAGIAAVAVHVPIGVTHFEVSAQSASAPAVRSGRLAAIPPAVLAGGQS